One part of the Sphingobium yanoikuyae genome encodes these proteins:
- a CDS encoding CBU_0592 family membrane protein has protein sequence MVALFVEIIGWAGAILVLIAYVGVSTGRLSGGSATFQWLNAVGAAFFILNTWWHDAFPSMVLNIIWAVVGFSTLWRIFRRRMSPS, from the coding sequence ATGGTGGCGCTGTTCGTGGAGATCATCGGCTGGGCCGGCGCGATATTGGTGCTGATCGCCTATGTCGGCGTCTCGACCGGGCGGCTGTCGGGTGGGTCGGCGACCTTCCAGTGGCTCAACGCCGTCGGCGCCGCCTTCTTCATCCTCAACACCTGGTGGCACGACGCCTTTCCCTCGATGGTGCTCAACATCATCTGGGCGGTCGTCGGCTTTTCCACCCTGTGGCGCATCTTCCGTCGGAGAATGTCCCCGTCATGA
- a CDS encoding cyclase family protein, whose amino-acid sequence MTRFIDLSHAIEHGMTTYKGVAAPHICDYWTREQSRANYADGSAFQMGRIDMVSNTGTYLDAPFHRFEEGDDLSMLDLDRLASLPAIVVRRPFEAVGLATDAADLDGIDVADRAVLVHTGWDRHWRTPAYYEDHPFLTAAAAQMLVARGARLVGIDSHNIDDTRPGTGRPVHRELLGAGVLICEHMTNLAMLPDAGFAFTAVPPKIVGMGTFPVRAFAQVNLT is encoded by the coding sequence ATGACCCGTTTCATCGATCTCAGCCACGCCATCGAACATGGCATGACCACCTATAAGGGCGTCGCCGCGCCGCATATCTGCGATTACTGGACCCGCGAACAGTCGCGCGCCAACTATGCCGATGGCAGCGCCTTCCAGATGGGGCGGATCGACATGGTGTCAAACACCGGCACCTATCTCGACGCGCCCTTCCACCGCTTCGAGGAGGGCGATGATCTCTCCATGCTCGACCTCGACCGGCTGGCCAGCCTGCCGGCGATCGTGGTGCGCAGGCCGTTCGAGGCCGTGGGCCTGGCGACCGACGCCGCCGATCTGGATGGGATCGATGTCGCCGACCGCGCGGTGCTGGTCCACACCGGTTGGGACCGGCACTGGCGCACGCCCGCCTATTATGAGGATCACCCCTTCCTGACCGCAGCGGCGGCGCAGATGCTGGTGGCGCGCGGCGCCCGGCTGGTCGGCATCGACAGCCATAATATCGACGATACGCGGCCCGGCACCGGCCGCCCGGTCCATCGCGAGCTGTTGGGGGCGGGCGTGCTGATCTGCGAACATATGACCAATCTGGCCATGCTGCCGGATGCCGGCTTCGCCTTCACCGCGGTGCCGCCCAAGATCGTCGGCATGGGCACATTCCCGGTCCGAGCCTTCGCGCAAGTCAATTTGACATGA
- a CDS encoding Bax inhibitor-1/YccA family protein, producing MANWSDPRSDIAGFGNASAARSEAFDAGLRKYMLSVYNYMASGVLLTGVVAMLFSAGGETSLAAQVFGGSRLLAYGLMFAPLAFVLVLSFGINRLSTVATQALFWAFAVVMGMSISWIFLVYTDMSIAQTFFATSAAFAGLSLYGYTTKKDLSGFGTFLIMGLVGLFVASLINVFLKSDGLGWAISFVGVLLFAGLTAYDTQKIKSIYAYVAGTDMMGKSAVMGALNLYLDFINMFMFLLRFMGDRR from the coding sequence ATGGCCAATTGGTCCGACCCCCGTTCCGATATCGCAGGCTTTGGCAATGCCAGCGCCGCGCGCAGCGAGGCGTTCGATGCCGGGCTGCGCAAATATATGCTGTCGGTCTATAATTATATGGCGAGCGGCGTGCTGCTGACCGGTGTCGTCGCGATGCTGTTCTCTGCCGGTGGCGAGACATCGCTGGCCGCGCAGGTCTTTGGTGGATCGCGACTGTTGGCCTATGGGCTGATGTTCGCGCCGCTGGCCTTTGTGCTGGTGCTGAGCTTTGGCATCAATCGACTTTCGACGGTGGCGACGCAGGCGCTGTTTTGGGCTTTTGCCGTGGTCATGGGGATGTCCATTTCTTGGATTTTCCTAGTCTATACCGATATGTCGATCGCACAGACCTTCTTCGCGACGTCGGCGGCTTTCGCCGGCCTCAGCCTGTACGGCTACACCACCAAGAAGGATCTGTCGGGCTTCGGCACCTTCCTGATCATGGGCCTTGTTGGGCTGTTCGTCGCATCGCTGATCAATGTGTTCCTCAAGTCCGATGGGCTGGGTTGGGCGATCAGCTTCGTCGGCGTGCTGCTGTTCGCGGGCCTCACCGCCTATGACACGCAGAAGATCAAGAGCATCTATGCCTATGTCGCCGGCACCGACATGATGGGCAAGTCGGCGGTGATGGGGGCGCTGAACCTCTATCTAGACTTCATCAACATGTTCATGTTCCTGCTGCGCTTCATGGGCGATCGCCGCTGA
- a CDS encoding glutathione S-transferase family protein, translating to MADPVLLYTNPMSRGQIARWMLEEVGTPYEAVILDYAGGMKTADYRAINPMGKVPAIVHGGKVVTECAAICAYLADAFPAAGLAPATDDRADYYRWLFFAAGPVEAAVTNKAMGFVLPEGRERSAGYGSLDDTLDTLETAVTGRSWICGGTFTAADVYVGAQIDWGLTFGTIPSRPAFEAYAARLRERPAYKRQKEIDNALIAEMQKQG from the coding sequence ATGGCGGACCCGGTTCTTCTCTACACCAATCCCATGTCGCGCGGGCAGATCGCCCGATGGATGCTGGAGGAGGTCGGCACGCCCTATGAGGCGGTGATCCTGGATTATGCCGGCGGCATGAAGACCGCCGACTATCGCGCGATCAACCCGATGGGCAAGGTGCCGGCGATCGTTCATGGCGGCAAGGTGGTGACCGAATGCGCCGCCATCTGCGCCTATCTGGCCGATGCCTTCCCCGCCGCCGGCCTGGCGCCGGCGACCGATGACCGGGCTGATTATTATCGCTGGCTCTTCTTCGCTGCCGGTCCGGTGGAGGCCGCCGTCACCAACAAGGCGATGGGCTTCGTCCTGCCCGAAGGACGCGAGCGCAGCGCGGGCTATGGCTCGCTCGACGACACGCTCGACACGCTGGAAACGGCGGTCACCGGCCGCAGCTGGATCTGCGGCGGCACCTTCACCGCAGCGGACGTCTATGTCGGCGCGCAGATCGACTGGGGGCTCACCTTCGGCACCATCCCCAGCCGCCCGGCATTCGAGGCCTATGCTGCCCGGTTGCGCGAACGCCCAGCCTATAAGAGGCAGAAGGAGATCGACAACGCCCTGATCGCCGAGATGCAGAAACAGGGCTGA
- a CDS encoding alpha/beta hydrolase family protein produces MRHKLLAALLLDAALSPLPLAAQSAAPSSRFEGRDIFALQVATDPQISPDGKSVAYVRRQGDIMTDRQKGAIWLVDTATGAQRPLVTDASQPRWSPDGKRIAYIAADAGKPQLFVRWLDTGATVRVTTLPDGPQSVTWSPDGKSLAYIMRVPADPMKLGKAPDKPEGAEWAKPLEVIDRVDYRNDGGGYVQAGYDHIFLVAADGGPARQLSFGDYQDGGPLSWTPDGRAILFSAVRKPDWQQKIFDPEIYALDIASGAISPLTSREGPDVAPVVSPDGSKIAYLGYDDKRLSYQNTYLYVMNRDGSGAHAITADFDRSIDRAYWAADGKSLYAQYDERGVNRLARISLDGHVTELASGLTGTAFDRPYSGGDFSVAANGTLAFTSGSALRPADLSISSGGKSRQLTRLNEDFLSHKALGQVKELAVTAPDGRTVPAWLVTPPGYQPGTRVPLLLEIHGGPHTAYGPHFSTDDQLYAAAGYAVLYTNPRGSTSYGEEFAQLIHHKYPGDDYGDLMAAVDAAIAAGVADPDNLFVTGGSGGGVLTTWIIGKTDRFKGAATQKPVINWISEALTMDNTLFTSRYWFPNKPWEDPMGYWNRSPLSLVGNVKTPTLVVVGSEDYRTPVSEAEQYYGALQIRGVPTALVKVPGASHGGIAARPSQSAAKAAAIIAWFDRYRDKPAAATAPAQ; encoded by the coding sequence AAGGGCGCGATCTGGCTGGTCGACACCGCCACCGGCGCGCAGCGCCCGCTGGTCACCGACGCCAGCCAGCCGCGCTGGTCGCCCGATGGCAAGCGCATCGCCTATATCGCCGCCGATGCGGGCAAGCCGCAATTGTTCGTGCGCTGGCTCGACACCGGCGCCACCGTGCGCGTCACCACCCTGCCCGACGGCCCGCAGTCGGTCACCTGGTCGCCCGACGGCAAGTCCCTCGCCTATATCATGCGTGTGCCCGCCGACCCGATGAAGCTGGGCAAGGCGCCCGACAAGCCGGAGGGCGCCGAATGGGCCAAGCCGCTGGAGGTGATCGACCGGGTCGATTATCGCAATGATGGCGGCGGCTATGTCCAGGCCGGCTATGACCATATCTTCCTGGTGGCGGCCGATGGCGGCCCGGCGCGGCAGCTGAGCTTTGGCGACTATCAGGATGGCGGCCCGTTGAGTTGGACGCCCGACGGCCGCGCCATATTGTTCAGCGCGGTGCGCAAGCCCGACTGGCAGCAGAAGATATTCGATCCGGAAATCTATGCGCTCGACATCGCTTCGGGTGCGATCAGCCCGCTCACCAGCCGCGAAGGCCCGGATGTCGCGCCGGTCGTCTCGCCGGACGGCAGCAAGATCGCCTATCTCGGCTATGACGACAAGCGCCTGTCCTACCAGAACACCTATCTCTACGTCATGAACCGCGACGGCAGCGGCGCCCATGCGATCACCGCCGATTTCGACCGCAGCATCGACCGCGCTTACTGGGCGGCGGACGGCAAGTCGCTCTACGCCCAATATGACGAGCGCGGCGTCAACCGCCTCGCCCGCATCAGCCTCGACGGCCATGTCACCGAACTGGCGAGCGGCCTTACCGGCACGGCGTTCGACCGCCCCTATAGCGGCGGCGATTTCAGCGTGGCGGCCAATGGCACGCTCGCCTTCACCAGCGGATCGGCGTTGCGCCCGGCCGACCTTTCGATCAGCAGCGGTGGCAAGAGCCGCCAGCTCACGCGCCTCAACGAGGATTTCCTGAGCCACAAGGCGCTGGGCCAGGTCAAGGAACTGGCCGTCACCGCGCCCGACGGCCGGACCGTGCCGGCCTGGCTCGTCACCCCGCCCGGCTATCAGCCCGGCACCCGCGTGCCGCTGCTGCTGGAAATCCATGGTGGTCCGCACACCGCCTATGGCCCGCATTTCTCTACCGACGACCAGCTTTATGCCGCAGCCGGCTACGCCGTGCTCTACACCAATCCGCGCGGCTCCACCTCCTATGGCGAGGAGTTCGCCCAGCTGATCCATCATAAATATCCCGGCGACGACTATGGCGACCTGATGGCCGCGGTCGATGCCGCGATCGCTGCGGGCGTGGCCGATCCGGACAATCTGTTCGTCACCGGCGGTTCGGGCGGCGGCGTGCTCACCACCTGGATCATCGGCAAGACCGACCGGTTCAAGGGTGCCGCCACGCAGAAGCCGGTGATCAACTGGATCAGCGAGGCGCTGACCATGGACAATACCCTCTTCACCTCGCGCTACTGGTTCCCCAACAAGCCCTGGGAAGATCCGATGGGCTATTGGAACCGCTCGCCGCTCAGCCTGGTTGGCAACGTCAAGACGCCGACCCTGGTGGTCGTGGGCAGCGAGGATTATCGCACCCCGGTCAGCGAAGCGGAGCAATATTATGGCGCGCTGCAGATACGGGGCGTGCCGACCGCGCTGGTGAAAGTGCCGGGCGCCAGCCATGGCGGCATCGCTGCCCGCCCGTCGCAATCGGCGGCCAAGGCGGCGGCGATCATCGCCTGGTTCGATCGCTATCGCGACAAGCCTGCGGCGGCCACCGCACCGGCCCAATGA